In Vigna unguiculata cultivar IT97K-499-35 chromosome 3, ASM411807v1, whole genome shotgun sequence, a single genomic region encodes these proteins:
- the LOC114176292 gene encoding hydroxyproline O-galactosyltransferase GALT6-like, with protein sequence MKRGRIGKLDTLLSFTRQRSTQIFIVLGLFYILFVFLEIPFVFRTAQEQPSRLPPLVRPPNGVVSGLTLNDAAFDSSLYQSACRVGRAIWAELKSGKAQGPVSKPDNQSRPCPGSISVSGPVFFSRGRSMVIPCGLTLGSHLTVVGEPLKPQRRKCQFMMELQGLTTVEGEEPPRVLHFNPRLKGDWSGKPVIELNTCYRMHWGTAMRCDGWKSRAGEDTVDGLVKCEKWIRGDDDDDGDTDRHAVESNAEWWLKRLIGRTKRVPIDWPFPFSVNKLFVLTLSAGLEGYHVHVDGRHVTSFPYRTGFALEDATGLILSGDISVRSVFAASLPSVHPNISSQQQLEFSTRWRAPSLPHFGVELFVGILSAGNHFAERMAVRKSWMQHSLIKSSKVVARFFVALNPRKEINVELKKEAEYFGDIVIVPYMDNYDLVVLKTVAICEYGVRTVSAEYIMKGDDDTFIKVDDVITRVRNVPYSMSFYIGNINYRHRPMRHGKWAVTYEEWPEEEYPPYANGPGYILSSDIASYILSEFEKHKLRLFKMEDVSMGMWVEQFNRTKPVYYFHSLRFCQFGCVEGYITAHYQSPRQMICLWEKWQMQTIPECCNMR encoded by the exons ATGAAAAGAGGGAGAATAGGGAAGTTAGATACTCTTCTCTCATTCACCAGACAACGATCCACTCAAATTTTCATCGTTCTTGGCCTCTTCTACATTCTCTTCGTCTTCCTCGAGATACCCTTCGTCTTCAGAACCGCTCAAGAACAACCGTCTCGCCTCCCGCCGCTCGTTCGCCCCCCAAACGGCGTCGTCTCCGGTTTGACCCTAAACGACGCCGCATTTGATTCCTCCCTCTACCAATCCGCCTGCCGCGTCGGCAGGGCTATTTGGGCCGAACTTAAATCAGGCAAAGCGCAGGGCCCCGTTTCCAAGCCCGATAACCAATCCAGACCATGCCCCGGATCCATATCGGTATCCGGACCCGTATTTTTCAGCCGCGGGAGGTCCATGGTGATTCCCTGTGGCCTCACGTTAGGGTCCCATTTAACGGTGGTTGGGGAGCCGTTAAAACCGCAACGGAGGAAGTGTCAGTTTATGATGGAGTTGCAGGGGCTGACGACGGTGGAGGGTGAAGAACCACCTAGGGTCTTACATTTCAATCCTAGGTTGAAAGGGGATTGGAGTGGAAAGCCCGTGATTGAACTCAACACGTGTTACCGCATGCATTGGGGTACTGCAATGCGCTGTGATGGTTGGAAATCCAGAGCTGGGGAAGATACTG TTGATGGGTTGGTGAAATGTGAGAAGTGGATTCggggtgatgatgatgatgatggtgacACTGACAGACATGCAGTGGAGTCCAACGCAGAGTGGTGGTTGAAGAGATTGATTGGTCGGACAAAACGAGTACCAATTGATTGGCCATTTCCATTTTCTGTGAACAAGCTATTTGTTCTTACTCTCAGTGCTGGGTTGGAGGGTTACCATGTTCATGTTGATGGGAGGCATGTCACCTCTTTTCCTTATCGCACT GGCTTTGCTCTTGAGGATGCCACTGGTCTTATCTTGAGTGGGGACATTAGTGTCCGTTCTGTATTTGCTGCCTCTTTGCCCTCGGTGCATCCCAACATTTCCTCGCAGCAGCAGCTAGAATTTTCAACCAGATGGCGTGCCCCAAGTCTTCCTCACTTTGGCGTGGAATTGTTTGTTGGGATCCTTTCAGCCGGAAACCATTTTGCTGAGCGGATGGCTGTGAGGAAGTCATGGATGCAGCATAGCTTAATCAAATCTTCGAAAGTGGTGGCTCGCTTCTTTGTAGCACTG AACCCGAGGAAGGAAATTAACGTGGAGTTGAAGAAGGAGGCAGAATATTTTGGTGATATTGTTATAGTTCCTTACATGGATAACTATGACCTTGTTGTGCTCAAAACGGTGGCCATCTGTGAATACGGG GTTCGCACAGTTTCTGCGGAGTATATCATGAAGGGAGATGATGACACTTTCATAAAAGTTGATGATGTTATTACTCGAGTAAGGAATGTTCCATATTCTATGAGCTTTTATATCGGGAACATCAATTACCGCCACAGACCCATGCGCCATGGTAAATGGGCCGTGACATATGAG GAGTGGCCAGAAGAGGAATACCCACCCTATGCTAATGGACCGGGTTATATTTTGTCTTCTGATATTGCAAGCTACATTCTATCTGAATTCGAGAAGCATAAATTAAGG TTGTTTAAAATGGAAGATGTGAGTATGGGAATGTGGGTAGAACAATTTAACAGAACGAAACCAGTATACTATTTTCATAGCTTGAGGTTCTGCCAGTTTGGTTGTGTAGAAGGCTATATCACTGCCCATTACCAATCGCCTAGGCAGATGATATGCCTGTGGGAGAAATGGCAGATGCAGACAATTCCTGAGTGCTGCAACATGAGATAA
- the LOC114175663 gene encoding AAA-ATPase ASD, mitochondrial-like: MKMMSEMWTTMGSTLASFMFLWTIMRQYCPYGVQRFLEKYTHRIMSYFSPYIRISFHEYMGDRLKRSEAYGAVEAYLSANTSKSAKRLKAEMGKDSSNLVLTMDEYERVTDEHEGVKVWWVCSKVMSPTRSSMSYYPEQERRFYKLTFHNKYREVITESYLEHVMREGKEIRLRNRQRKLYTNSPGYKWPSYKQTMWSHIVFEHPATFETMALEPEKKKEIIEDLVTFSKSKDFYARIGKAWKRGYLLHGPPGTGKSTMIAAMANLLAYDVYDLELTAVKDNTELRKLLIETTSKSIIVIEDIDCSLDLTGQRKKKTEKLLSDEETDKDVVVGRKEGKEEGGSGSRVTLSGLLNFIDGIWSACGGERLIVFTTNYVEKLDPALIRRGRMDKHIQLSYCTFDGFKVLANNYLKLQTHPLFDTIKRLIGEAKITPADVAENLMPKSPLDDPHKCLSNLIEALEKAAKTEELEQSCAIQHEELLQQNGSIKENGE; the protein is encoded by the coding sequence atgaagatgatgagtGAGATGTGGACAACAATGGGGTCAACCTTAGCGAGCTTCATGTTCTTGTGGACGATCATGAGACAGTACTGTCCCTACGGGGTTCAACGATTCTTGGAGAAGTACACACACAGGATCATGAGTTACTTCTCCCCTTACATTCGAATCTCCTTCCATGAGTACATGGGAGACAGGCTAAAGCGCAGTGAGGCCTATGGGGCTGTGGAGGCATATCTCAGTGCCAACACATCAAAGAGTGCCAAAAGGCTCAAAGCTGAAATGGGTAAAGATAGCAGCAACCTGGTGTTGACCATGGATGAGTACGAGAGGGTAACGGATGAGCACGAGGGTGTGAAAGTTTGGTGGGTGTGTAGCAAAGTGATGTCACCAACGAGGTCTTCAATGTCCTATTATCCAGAACAGGAGAGAAGGTTCTACAAGCTCACTTTTCACAACAAGTATAGAGAGGTCATAACCGAGTCGTATTTGGAGCATGTGATGAGGGAGGGGAAGGAGATTCGTTTGAGGAACAGGCAGAGGAAGTTGTATACTAATAGCCCTGGCTACAAGTGGCCGAGTTACAAGCAAACGATGTGGAGCCACATTGTGTTTGAGCACCCTGCTACTTTTGAAACAATGGCCTTGGAGCCtgagaagaaaaaggagatcATTGAGGATTTGGTGACTTTCAGCAAGAGCAAGGATTTCTATGCAAGGATTGGGAAGGCATGGAAGAGAGGGTACCTTCTTCATGGTCCTCCAGGGACGGGGAAGTCCACTATGATTGCTGCAATGGCGAATTTGTTGGCCTATGATGTGTATGACTTGGAGCTCACTGCAGTGAAGGACAACACAGAGTTGAGGAAGCTTCTGATTGAGACAACCAGTAAGTCTATAATTGTTATTGAAGACATTGATTGTTCTCTTGATCTTACAGggcagaggaagaagaagacagAGAAGTTGTTGTCGGACGAGGAGACTGATAAGGATGTTGTTGTCGGAAggaaagaggggaaggaagaaggAGGGAGTGGCAGCAGAGTCACACTCTCAGGGCTGTTGAATTTCATTGATGGGATTTGGTCTGCTTGTGGAGGGGAAAGGTTGATTGTGTTCACAACCAATTATGTGGAGAAACTTGATCCTGCACTCATTAGAAGGGGGAGAATGGACAAACACATTCAACTCTCTTATTGCACTTTTGATGGCTTTAAAGTGCTTGCAAATAATTACTTGAAGCTACAAACTCATCCTTTGTTTGACACCATCAAGAGGCTAATAGGTGAGGCCAAAATCACCCCTGCTGATGTTGCTGAAAACCTCATGCCCAAGTCCCCATTGGATGATCCTCACAAGTGCCTCTCCAACTTGATTGAAGCACTTGAGAAAGCTGCAAAAACTGAGGAGCTGGAGCAGAGTTGTGCCATTCAACATGAGGAACTTCTTCAACAAAATGGCTCCATTAAGGAAAATGGTGAGTGA
- the LOC114175662 gene encoding DDT domain-containing protein DDR4 isoform X1 — protein MSNGSPPPVTGERPLPPEANPSNHVSDSKEETAVAPPITTRSTRPSRACTMRAASRLLSSPAAAKKEVSPPPPPQCSKIVTPLVEPPSPSQLPRWNLRTMWEFASVLNFLHLFMPLLNISLEFSAEELETALLTPNDTLFHIHMPLLKAIPPITRMALTRDTWITVLCRKLRDWWHWVADGDLPVVASHGAEIEVYKSLDPGIRVVILKAICDIRVEQEDIRSYIDNSIKHGVRLSTFRKERIGGDSNGVSYWYEDDPIIGHRLYREIRKTEVIQMKKGKARGSQVVSSTSYQWEAVATNFDEFQDVSEKLFSSKNRTETSVGKKLKIDMLPEVEKAHKKKEKLLKKQHRQALLLDNYLVVDGLGPGRSLRDRKPVTYTFDDFDRSINEAIKVTKQKQPSPERMPRRESVAKPEALTNGKYGPLHATQDANFGIPSSESADSYDDKEDHENDNLDRSNRQRRRPNRYSEREFVEAVSYNEADFDSDDDIVGEAVYDEEYLEKRKHKRKSSSSSEGEEEYEWDEYNVEDDEEEEEDDDDDSLSMSEDSDKPRKVKRLPGRTRRETKLRSVGEIQSSLRRSKRATRNSINYRQYEASESETEFIKSDKSDTSADHSEPSENGEYMMESEDSGGSDDEVQEMKVDEPVAYPAVEENEQNQAPEKLSSPGQEEVESTGKRRFLDLNELAPTTGFDDGPNTIMKDEDNDY, from the exons ATGTCCAACGGATCCCCTCCTCCGGTGACCGGCGAACGGCCCCTGCCACCGGAAGCCAACCCCTCAAACCATGTTTCCGATTCGAAGGAGGAAACCGCAGTGGCTCCTCCCATAACCACCAGGAGTACCCGCCCGTCCCGGGCTTGCACCATGCGCGCTGCCTCTCGCCTCCTTTCCTCGCCGGCGGCGGCGAAGAAGGAGGTTTctccgccgccgccgccgcaaTGCAGCAAGATCGTTACTCCGCTGGTGGAGCCGCCGTCGCCGTCACAGTTGCCACGGTGGAACCTGCGGACGATGTGGGAGTTTGCTTCCGTGCTGAATTTCTTGCAC CTATTTATGCCACTTTTGAATATCTCGCTGGAATTTTCTGCGGAAGAGTTGGAGACTGCCCTTCTTACCCCCAACGATACTCTGTTTCATATTCATATGCCTTTGCTAAAG GCAATCCCTCCTATTACCCGAATGGCACTCACACGAGATACTTGGATAACCGTATTGTGCAGGAAATTGAGAGATTGGTGGCATTGG GTTGCTGATGGGGATCTTCCAGTTGTTGCTTCCCATGG GGCGGAGATTGAAGTGTATAAATCACTTGATCCAGGGATCCGCGTTGTCATCTTAAAAGCAATATGCGACATTCGTGTTGag CAAGAAGACATCCGAAGTTATATTGACAACTCAATTAAACACGGTGTTCGACTTTCAACATTCCGTAAAGAGCGTATTGGAGGTGATTCAAACGGAGTTTCTTATTG GTATGAAGATGATCCCATTATTGGTCACAGGCTGTATCGAGAAATAAGGAAAACTGAAGTGATTCAAATGAAGAAAGGGAAAGCAAGAGGTTCCCAGGTTGTTTCTAGCACATCATACCAGTGGGAAGCAGTTGCTACCAATTTTGATGAATTTCAAGATGTTTCT GAGAAGCTTTTCTCAAGTAAAAACAGAACAGAGACTTCTGTGGGGAAAAAGCTGAAGATAGACATGCTTCCTGAAGTTGAGAAAGCTCATAAG AAAAAGGAGAAATTGCTGAAAAAGCAACACCGACAAGCTCTTCTGCTCGATAATTACTTGGTTGTTGATGGGCTTGGTCCAGGGCGTTCTCTTCGTGACAGGAAACCTGTTACCTACACTTTTG ATGATTTCGACCGGTCAATCAATGAGGCAATTAAAGTAACCAA GCAGAAACAGCCATCTCCAGAACGTATGCCCAGGAGAGAATCGGTAGCAAAACCTGAAGCTTTGACTAATGGTAAATATGGTCCTCTGCATGCCACACAAGATGCGAATTTTGGTATACCGTCTTCAGAATCAGCTGACTCTTATGATGACAAGGAAGACCATGAAAATGACAACTTGGATCGAAG CAATCGTCAAAGACGGAGACCTAATCGGTATTCAGAAAGGGAGTTTGTTGAAGCAGTATCATACAATGAGGCAGATTTTGATAGTGACGATGATATTGTTGGTGAAGCTGTATATGATGAAGAATATCTAGAGAAACGCAAGCATAAAAGGAAGTCTTCCAGTAGCtctgaaggagaagaagaatatGAATGGGACGAATACAATGTTGAAGatgacgaagaagaagaagaagatgatgatgatgattccTTGAGCATGAGTGAGGATAGTGACAAACCCCGCAAGGTCAAACGGTTGCCAGGCCGTACTAGGAGAGAAACCAAGCTTAGATCTGTGGGTGAGATTCAATCAAGTCTAAGACGAAGTAAAAGGGCAACTAGAAATTCTATAAATTACCGACAATATGAGGCCTCAGAATCAGAAACTGAGTTTATCAAATCTGACAAGTCTGATACATCAGCTGATCATTCAGAACCCAGTGAGAATGGTGAATACATGATGGAAAGTGAAGACTCAGGTGGCAGTGATGATGAAGTACAAGAAATGAAAGTAGATGAGCCTGTTGCATACCCTGCAGTAGAAGAGAATGAACAAAACCAGGCTCCTGAAAAATTAAGTAGCCCTGGTCAGGAGGAAGTTGAGAGCACAGGAAAGAGACGCTTCCTCGATTTGAATGAGCTTGCCCCTACCACTGGTTTTGATGATGGTCCAAACACAATAATGAAAGATGAAGACAATGATTACTGA
- the LOC114175662 gene encoding DDT domain-containing protein DDR4 isoform X2 gives MALTRDTWITVLCRKLRDWWHWVADGDLPVVASHGAEIEVYKSLDPGIRVVILKAICDIRVEQEDIRSYIDNSIKHGVRLSTFRKERIGGDSNGVSYWYEDDPIIGHRLYREIRKTEVIQMKKGKARGSQVVSSTSYQWEAVATNFDEFQDVSEKLFSSKNRTETSVGKKLKIDMLPEVEKAHKKKEKLLKKQHRQALLLDNYLVVDGLGPGRSLRDRKPVTYTFDDFDRSINEAIKVTKQKQPSPERMPRRESVAKPEALTNGKYGPLHATQDANFGIPSSESADSYDDKEDHENDNLDRSNRQRRRPNRYSEREFVEAVSYNEADFDSDDDIVGEAVYDEEYLEKRKHKRKSSSSSEGEEEYEWDEYNVEDDEEEEEDDDDDSLSMSEDSDKPRKVKRLPGRTRRETKLRSVGEIQSSLRRSKRATRNSINYRQYEASESETEFIKSDKSDTSADHSEPSENGEYMMESEDSGGSDDEVQEMKVDEPVAYPAVEENEQNQAPEKLSSPGQEEVESTGKRRFLDLNELAPTTGFDDGPNTIMKDEDNDY, from the exons ATGGCACTCACACGAGATACTTGGATAACCGTATTGTGCAGGAAATTGAGAGATTGGTGGCATTGG GTTGCTGATGGGGATCTTCCAGTTGTTGCTTCCCATGG GGCGGAGATTGAAGTGTATAAATCACTTGATCCAGGGATCCGCGTTGTCATCTTAAAAGCAATATGCGACATTCGTGTTGag CAAGAAGACATCCGAAGTTATATTGACAACTCAATTAAACACGGTGTTCGACTTTCAACATTCCGTAAAGAGCGTATTGGAGGTGATTCAAACGGAGTTTCTTATTG GTATGAAGATGATCCCATTATTGGTCACAGGCTGTATCGAGAAATAAGGAAAACTGAAGTGATTCAAATGAAGAAAGGGAAAGCAAGAGGTTCCCAGGTTGTTTCTAGCACATCATACCAGTGGGAAGCAGTTGCTACCAATTTTGATGAATTTCAAGATGTTTCT GAGAAGCTTTTCTCAAGTAAAAACAGAACAGAGACTTCTGTGGGGAAAAAGCTGAAGATAGACATGCTTCCTGAAGTTGAGAAAGCTCATAAG AAAAAGGAGAAATTGCTGAAAAAGCAACACCGACAAGCTCTTCTGCTCGATAATTACTTGGTTGTTGATGGGCTTGGTCCAGGGCGTTCTCTTCGTGACAGGAAACCTGTTACCTACACTTTTG ATGATTTCGACCGGTCAATCAATGAGGCAATTAAAGTAACCAA GCAGAAACAGCCATCTCCAGAACGTATGCCCAGGAGAGAATCGGTAGCAAAACCTGAAGCTTTGACTAATGGTAAATATGGTCCTCTGCATGCCACACAAGATGCGAATTTTGGTATACCGTCTTCAGAATCAGCTGACTCTTATGATGACAAGGAAGACCATGAAAATGACAACTTGGATCGAAG CAATCGTCAAAGACGGAGACCTAATCGGTATTCAGAAAGGGAGTTTGTTGAAGCAGTATCATACAATGAGGCAGATTTTGATAGTGACGATGATATTGTTGGTGAAGCTGTATATGATGAAGAATATCTAGAGAAACGCAAGCATAAAAGGAAGTCTTCCAGTAGCtctgaaggagaagaagaatatGAATGGGACGAATACAATGTTGAAGatgacgaagaagaagaagaagatgatgatgatgattccTTGAGCATGAGTGAGGATAGTGACAAACCCCGCAAGGTCAAACGGTTGCCAGGCCGTACTAGGAGAGAAACCAAGCTTAGATCTGTGGGTGAGATTCAATCAAGTCTAAGACGAAGTAAAAGGGCAACTAGAAATTCTATAAATTACCGACAATATGAGGCCTCAGAATCAGAAACTGAGTTTATCAAATCTGACAAGTCTGATACATCAGCTGATCATTCAGAACCCAGTGAGAATGGTGAATACATGATGGAAAGTGAAGACTCAGGTGGCAGTGATGATGAAGTACAAGAAATGAAAGTAGATGAGCCTGTTGCATACCCTGCAGTAGAAGAGAATGAACAAAACCAGGCTCCTGAAAAATTAAGTAGCCCTGGTCAGGAGGAAGTTGAGAGCACAGGAAAGAGACGCTTCCTCGATTTGAATGAGCTTGCCCCTACCACTGGTTTTGATGATGGTCCAAACACAATAATGAAAGATGAAGACAATGATTACTGA